In a single window of the Blattabacterium cuenoti genome:
- a CDS encoding UDP-N-acetylmuramoyl-L-alanyl-D-glutamate--2,6-diaminopimelate ligase, giving the protein MKKLLKDVLKKVHVLKMIGKNTSKFIEGISINSKIVQDNMIFVAKKGKITDGHKFIIDAIQKGASTIICEKNPFYIHKHITYVLVPDSMEALGIISSNFYDHPTKKIKLIGITGTNGKTSVATILHQLFSKMGEKNILISTMGIKILSRKYPTTHTTPNIIEINKYLNISIQKGCKYAFMEVSSHGIHQKRVAELLFKGGVFTNITHDHLDYHRSFDHYLSTKRLFFENLSKKAFALINSDDENSHKIIKKTLAKTYFYSIEKNSDFKIKIIKENIHGNQFLIDGHKVFTHLIGRFNIYNLLASYATAILLGKKKDNILKQIQYIKPIKGRFEQFLSSSGIHIIVDYAHNPDGLKSILNTIKTIKKNDEKLICVIGCGGNRDIKKRSLMGKIVYETCDISIFTSDNPRNEDLNKIFNDMKNFKSYLKKKSILTFVRRKEAIQTAIQIAKKKDIILIAGKGHETFQEIKGIRYSFNDMKIAKNLLKTYDK; this is encoded by the coding sequence ATGAAAAAATTATTAAAAGATGTTTTAAAAAAAGTACATGTGTTAAAAATGATAGGCAAAAATACTTCTAAATTTATAGAAGGAATTTCTATTAATTCAAAAATAGTACAGGACAATATGATTTTTGTAGCCAAAAAAGGAAAAATAACAGATGGACATAAATTTATTATAGATGCTATACAAAAAGGTGCTAGTACTATAATTTGTGAAAAAAATCCTTTTTATATTCATAAACATATCACTTATGTACTCGTTCCTGATTCCATGGAAGCTTTAGGGATTATATCATCTAATTTTTATGATCATCCTACAAAAAAAATAAAATTAATAGGAATTACCGGAACGAATGGAAAAACCTCTGTAGCTACTATACTTCATCAGTTATTTTCTAAAATGGGAGAAAAAAATATTCTGATTTCTACTATGGGTATAAAAATATTATCTAGAAAATATCCTACTACACATACAACTCCGAATATTATTGAAATTAATAAATATTTAAATATTTCAATACAAAAAGGATGCAAATATGCTTTTATGGAAGTAAGTTCACATGGAATACATCAAAAAAGAGTTGCAGAATTGTTATTTAAAGGAGGAGTTTTTACTAATATAACACATGATCACTTAGATTATCATAGATCTTTTGATCATTATTTATCTACCAAAAGGCTTTTTTTTGAAAATTTATCTAAAAAAGCTTTTGCATTAATTAATTCCGATGATGAAAATTCGCATAAAATAATAAAAAAAACTTTAGCTAAAACCTATTTTTATAGTATAGAAAAAAATTCAGATTTTAAAATTAAAATTATAAAAGAAAATATTCATGGAAATCAATTCCTAATTGATGGTCATAAAGTTTTTACCCATTTGATAGGAAGATTTAATATTTATAATCTATTAGCTAGTTACGCTACAGCCATCTTATTAGGTAAAAAAAAAGATAATATTCTGAAACAAATACAATATATTAAACCCATAAAAGGACGTTTTGAGCAATTTTTATCCAGTTCAGGAATTCATATTATTGTAGATTATGCACACAATCCAGATGGATTAAAATCCATTTTGAATACTATTAAAACAATCAAAAAAAATGATGAAAAATTAATTTGTGTCATAGGTTGTGGAGGAAATAGAGATATAAAAAAACGTTCTTTAATGGGTAAAATTGTTTATGAAACATGTGATATCTCTATTTTTACATCCGATAATCCTAGAAATGAGGATTTAAATAAAATATTCAATGATATGAAAAATTTTAAATCATATCTAAAAAAAAAATCTATTTTAACCTTTGTGAGACGAAAAGAAGCTATTCAAACTGCAATTCAAATTGCCAAAAAAAAAGATATTATTCTAATAGCTGGAAAAGGACATGAAACTTTTCAAGAAATTAAGGGAATACGTTATTCTTTTAATGACATGAAAATAGCTAAAAATTTGTTAAAAACTTACGATAAGTAA